The stretch of DNA AGCGCGCCGAGCTCGGCTTCGCCGCGGTGGGCAACGACAGGCGCGTCATCGAGGGGCTGATCGCGAAGATGCAGGATTTCATCGAGGGACTCGGCGTGGCGCAGATAATCGACCAGCACACGGAGCTCATCAACATATGAGGCAGGGCGCTCAATTCGACAGGGCGGAGAGGGTTGCGGACGCGATCAGGAAGCTTGTTTCGGAGGCGCTGATCATGGAGGTCTCCGACCCGAGGGTCAGGGGCGCGCAGATCACGCGCGTGCGCATGACCCGGGATCTGCGCATCGCCAGGGTCTACTACCACCTGAGCCCCTCGACCGAGCAGCGGCGCGCCACGATGGCCAGGGGTTTCAAAAGCGTCGCGGGCTTCATCAGGAAGCGCATCGGCGACGAGATGTCGCTCAAGTTCACGCCCGAGGTGGAGTTCTACTACGACGAGTCGGTGGACCTCGGGGAGAGGATCGACAGGCTCATGGCCGGCGAGAGGGGGGAGGGACGCGATGAATGACTACGGTGCGTTCATCGAGAGGCTGAAGCGGGGGAAGCTCTTCCTCGTCGCCTCGCACTACAGCCCGGACGGCGACGCCATCGGGTCGACCATCGCGCTGGGTCGGGCGCTCGAGATGATGGGCAAGCAGGCGGTCCTGTACAACCGCGACCCCCTGCCCGGGAACCTCGCGTTTCTACCCGGCTCCGACCGGCTCGTCTGCAAGATCCCGGCCGGCGCCGCCTTCGACATGTCCATCATGGTGGACTGCGCGCAGCGCAAGAGGGTCTCGGACGAGTTCGCCTCGAGCGGGGCGCTCGGGGATGTGGCGTGCATCGACCACCACAAGCTCCAGGGCGTCGAGGCGGACCACGTGCTCCTGGACGACGGGGCCGCATCCACCGGCGAGGTGGTCTTGAGGCTCGTCGAGGCGGCTGGGCTCCCCGTGGGGCCGGAGCTGGCGAAGTGCATATACACCACGCTCGTGGTCGACACCGGCTTCTTCAGGTATTCGTCGACCGACGCGCGCGTGCTCGGGCTCGCCTCCAGGCTCGTGGAGCGGGGTGCGTCCCCGTGGGAGGTGGCAAAGAATCTGGAGGAGTCGTACCCCGAATCGCGCATCAGGCTGCTTGCCC from Pseudomonadota bacterium encodes:
- the rbfA gene encoding 30S ribosome-binding factor RbfA, yielding MRQGAQFDRAERVADAIRKLVSEALIMEVSDPRVRGAQITRVRMTRDLRIARVYYHLSPSTEQRRATMARGFKSVAGFIRKRIGDEMSLKFTPEVEFYYDESVDLGERIDRLMAGERGEGRDE
- a CDS encoding DHH family phosphoesterase, with the protein product MNDYGAFIERLKRGKLFLVASHYSPDGDAIGSTIALGRALEMMGKQAVLYNRDPLPGNLAFLPGSDRLVCKIPAGAAFDMSIMVDCAQRKRVSDEFASSGALGDVACIDHHKLQGVEADHVLLDDGAASTGEVVLRLVEAAGLPVGPELAKCIYTTLVVDTGFFRYSSTDARVLGLASRLVERGASPWEVAKNLEESYPESRIRLLARSLATLRVELAGRYATMDVTSRMLAETGAGIEYSDEFSTYPRSISGVEVAALFRELEPRCVKVSLRSKDRVDVAELAREMGGGGHARAAGVRIRASMDEAKRMMLEAVGKALNSVTGDS